In Oncorhynchus kisutch isolate 150728-3 linkage group LG7, Okis_V2, whole genome shotgun sequence, one DNA window encodes the following:
- the LOC109894639 gene encoding zinc finger protein 395-like isoform X1 — protein sequence MLPKSRLGKRSPLGALVCTSCPSMESTLETGGHGDPEGGVGGPTMGSPGPQHLSRFNNKLLPGQKVYVLCGGRECTGIVEQHNHVDNEVAVLLPVLGQHVLRKLEDVWTCPTVPPPPSTTTQGTGRPHQMSSCIDVPRRSAETMDEMMAALVLTSLSYSPLVPSPPQRDTVTAGSAGMECGGGELSDSGSSGYWSCDHGYGSPAPSPPITETEGHSLSMPPDEGLDMEQVLFDEPAPRKRRNSVKVAYRCLWPNCGKILKSVVGIKRHIRTLHLGQVSEHERCSCSEEDFYYTEIHQREARPLNRPLGVSTPSTPWPACTSTSSPSPAGVGPEAGRDSPTEVSPQLSQSAPSTPDFFWQVHSEHSYQVPVQVVAPPVSVSSCHCTTPTSTLHPRQGASFRVRSVSVGEQWLQQHSSPIRPHPVSTSPQRSHWSARRIRGEAKKCRKVYGIEHRDQWCTACRWKKACQRFLD from the exons ATGTTACCTAAGAGTCGTCTGGGGAAGCGTTCCCCATTAGGGGCGTTGGTGTGTACCTCCTGCCCCTCCATGGAGAGCACACTGGAGACAGGGGGTCATGGGGACCCTGAGGGGGGTGTGGGGGGCCCAACCATGGGATCACCAGGGCCCCAGCATCTCAGCAGGTTCAACAACAAACTACTTCCAGGACAGAAG gtgtatgtgttgtgtggaGGGCGTGAGTGCACAGGGATAGTGGAGCAACACAACCATGTGGATAATGAGGTGGCCGTCCTACTGCCTGTCCTGGGACAGCATGTCCTGAGGAAACTAGAGGACGTATGGACCTGCCCCACCGTACCGCCTCCACCTTCTACTACGACACAAGGCACAGGCAGACCACACCAAATGTCCTCCTGCATAGACGTGCCCAGGAG GAGTGCGGAGACTATGGATGAGATGATGGCAGCCCTGGTTCTGACCAGCCTGTCCTACAGCCCTCTGGTCCCGAGCCCTCCTCAGAGAGACACAGTCACAG caggTTCTGCTGGTATGGAGTGTGGAGGCGGGGAACTCTCAGACAGCGGAAGTAGTGGTTACTGGAGCTGTGACCATGGCTACGGAAGCCCGGCTCCCTCTCCACCAATCACAGAAACAGAGGGTCACAGCCTGTCCATGCCCCCTGATGAGGGATTGGACATGGAGCAGGTGCTGTTTGATGAGCCAGCACCACGGAAACGCAGG AACTCAGTGAAGGTGGCCTACAGGTGTCTGTGGCCAAACTGTGGGAAGATTCTGAAGTCTGTCGTTGGGATTAAACGTCACATCCGTACCCTGCACCTCGG CCAAGTCAGTGAGCATGAGCGTTGCTCCTGCAGCGAGGAGGACTTCTACTACACAGAGATCCATCAGCGGGAGGCGCGGCCTCTCAACCGACCTCTAGGGGTCTCCACCCCCAGCACCCCATGGCCGGCCTGCACCTCCACCTCCAGCCCCTCTCCCGCTGGCGTAGGACCAGAAGCTGGAAGAGACTCCCCCACAGAAGTGAGCCCCCAGCTCAGCCAGTCTGCCCCCTCCACCCCAGACTTCTTCTGGCAGGTCCACTCTGAGCACTCCTACCAG GTTCCAGTCCAGGTGGTGGCTCCACCTGTCTCGGTCTCCTCCTGCCATTGTACCACACCTACCTCAACCCTCCACCCAAGACAG GGTGCGTCGTTCCGTGTGAGGTCAGTCAGTGTGGGAGAACAGTGGCTGCAGCAGCACAGTTCCCCCATCAGACCACACCCTGTCAGCACCTCTCCCCAACGCAGCCACTGGTCCGCAAG GAGAATCCGCGGCGAGGCGAAGAAGTGCCGTAAGGTGTACGGCATCGAGCACCGGGACCAGTGGTGCACCGCCTGTCGCTGGAAGAAAGCATGCCAGCGCTTCCTCGACTGA
- the LOC109894639 gene encoding zinc finger protein 395-like isoform X2 yields MLPKSRLGKRSPLGALVCTSCPSMESTLETGGHGDPEGGVGGPTMGSPGPQHLSRFNNKLLPGQKVYVLCGGRECTGIVEQHNHVDNEVAVLLPVLGQHVLRKLEDVWTCPTVPPPPSTTTQGTGRPHQMSSCIDVPRRSAETMDEMMAALVLTSLSYSPLVPSPPQRDTVTGSAGMECGGGELSDSGSSGYWSCDHGYGSPAPSPPITETEGHSLSMPPDEGLDMEQVLFDEPAPRKRRNSVKVAYRCLWPNCGKILKSVVGIKRHIRTLHLGQVSEHERCSCSEEDFYYTEIHQREARPLNRPLGVSTPSTPWPACTSTSSPSPAGVGPEAGRDSPTEVSPQLSQSAPSTPDFFWQVHSEHSYQVPVQVVAPPVSVSSCHCTTPTSTLHPRQGASFRVRSVSVGEQWLQQHSSPIRPHPVSTSPQRSHWSARRIRGEAKKCRKVYGIEHRDQWCTACRWKKACQRFLD; encoded by the exons ATGTTACCTAAGAGTCGTCTGGGGAAGCGTTCCCCATTAGGGGCGTTGGTGTGTACCTCCTGCCCCTCCATGGAGAGCACACTGGAGACAGGGGGTCATGGGGACCCTGAGGGGGGTGTGGGGGGCCCAACCATGGGATCACCAGGGCCCCAGCATCTCAGCAGGTTCAACAACAAACTACTTCCAGGACAGAAG gtgtatgtgttgtgtggaGGGCGTGAGTGCACAGGGATAGTGGAGCAACACAACCATGTGGATAATGAGGTGGCCGTCCTACTGCCTGTCCTGGGACAGCATGTCCTGAGGAAACTAGAGGACGTATGGACCTGCCCCACCGTACCGCCTCCACCTTCTACTACGACACAAGGCACAGGCAGACCACACCAAATGTCCTCCTGCATAGACGTGCCCAGGAG GAGTGCGGAGACTATGGATGAGATGATGGCAGCCCTGGTTCTGACCAGCCTGTCCTACAGCCCTCTGGTCCCGAGCCCTCCTCAGAGAGACACAGTCACAG gTTCTGCTGGTATGGAGTGTGGAGGCGGGGAACTCTCAGACAGCGGAAGTAGTGGTTACTGGAGCTGTGACCATGGCTACGGAAGCCCGGCTCCCTCTCCACCAATCACAGAAACAGAGGGTCACAGCCTGTCCATGCCCCCTGATGAGGGATTGGACATGGAGCAGGTGCTGTTTGATGAGCCAGCACCACGGAAACGCAGG AACTCAGTGAAGGTGGCCTACAGGTGTCTGTGGCCAAACTGTGGGAAGATTCTGAAGTCTGTCGTTGGGATTAAACGTCACATCCGTACCCTGCACCTCGG CCAAGTCAGTGAGCATGAGCGTTGCTCCTGCAGCGAGGAGGACTTCTACTACACAGAGATCCATCAGCGGGAGGCGCGGCCTCTCAACCGACCTCTAGGGGTCTCCACCCCCAGCACCCCATGGCCGGCCTGCACCTCCACCTCCAGCCCCTCTCCCGCTGGCGTAGGACCAGAAGCTGGAAGAGACTCCCCCACAGAAGTGAGCCCCCAGCTCAGCCAGTCTGCCCCCTCCACCCCAGACTTCTTCTGGCAGGTCCACTCTGAGCACTCCTACCAG GTTCCAGTCCAGGTGGTGGCTCCACCTGTCTCGGTCTCCTCCTGCCATTGTACCACACCTACCTCAACCCTCCACCCAAGACAG GGTGCGTCGTTCCGTGTGAGGTCAGTCAGTGTGGGAGAACAGTGGCTGCAGCAGCACAGTTCCCCCATCAGACCACACCCTGTCAGCACCTCTCCCCAACGCAGCCACTGGTCCGCAAG GAGAATCCGCGGCGAGGCGAAGAAGTGCCGTAAGGTGTACGGCATCGAGCACCGGGACCAGTGGTGCACCGCCTGTCGCTGGAAGAAAGCATGCCAGCGCTTCCTCGACTGA